Genomic window (Bacteroidales bacterium):
AAGGTCGCCAAGCAGATTTTAGAAATGTTATTATAATAATGACTACTAATGCTGGTGCACAATATGCTTCTCAAGCTTCGGTAGGTTTTGCCGGCTCTGTTTCTCGAGGGGACGCTATGATGAAACAAGTAAAGAAAACATTCAAACCTGAATTTTTAAATCGCTTATCAGGAACAGTTGTCTTCCATGATATGGACAGAGAAATGGCAAAACTTATCCTTAAAAAGAAACTGAAAGAACTTGAAGCAAAACTTAAAGTAAAGAGTGTAAAAATGAAGTTAACGCCCAAGGCTTTAGAGTATCTTTTGAATAAAGGATATACTGTAGAGTATGGAGCAAGAGAGATGGATAGAGTTATTGCTCAAAAGTTAAAGCCTATCTTAATGCGTGAGATATTATTTGGAAGTCTAAAAAATGGTGGTGAGATAAAAATTGACCATAAGATTTTAGAAAATGAAGTTGTATAAATTAGATAATGAATTATGGTTTCCCGACCCTACTTCTTGTGAGACTGATGAGATTATCGCTATTGGTGGAGAATTGTCTGTTGATAGGTTATTATTGGCATATAGTAACGGATATTTTCCATATTTTGCTTATAAATTAGATAAAACACCTGAATGGCACTGTCCTTTGGATAGGTTTGTGATATTCCCTGAGGAGATACACGTGAGCCATTCAATGAGGCAACTTATAAATAAAGGATTATATGAGGTTACTATCAATAAAGACTTTGTGGGTGTTATAAATGGCTGTTGTAAAGTTGATGATAGGGATAAAGATTTTGGAGCTTGGTTAAGTCCTGATATAATTAAAGCATATACTGAACTTCAAAAACAAGGATACGCTGCAAGTGTTGAGGTATGGAGAAAAGATAACGAGAACGATCTGCTTGTTGGCGGACTATATGGTGTTGTTATTGGCAATGCTTTTATGGGTGAGAGTATGTTTTCATTAGAGCCTAATACTTCAAAGTTGGCATTGATAACTCTTGCTCTATTTCTTAAAGAGAATGGAGGTGTGCTTATTGATTGCCAATATGAAACTTCGCACTTAAAATCAATGGGCGGAAGACATATATCTTATAATGAATATATGAAGTTGCTAAACTCTTAGAATATAATTTTAATATTGGTTTTATGTAAAAAGAAGAACCTTATTATTCATGAGGTTCTTCTTTTTTTTGATATTTTGGATAGTTGTGAATCTTAGGTTTTAATTACTGTTTTTGTAGTTTTAAAGAAGCCCAATCATCTTTTTCTTTTTTGCTTATGAGCTTAAAGTTATACTTTAATGCTTCTACCTCAATATCTTCTATATCTGAATTGTAAAATCCACTAACGAATAGTATTCCTTCTTTATTTATTGCTTTAGCATATATCTCCATATCAGATATTAGGATATTTTTGTTTATGTTGGCTAGTATTATGTCAAAAGTTGAAATACCTATTGCCTCTGCCCCACCCAATCGTATATCCATATTTGTGCATTGATTAAGCTTTGCATTATCGATAGCATTGTTATATGCTCGTTCATCTATATCAATAGCAGATACATTTTTTGCTCCACATTTTGTTGATGCTATCGCAAGTATGGCTGTGCCACATCCCATATCTAATACATCTTTTCCTGCAATATCTTCTTCTAATATCCATTGTGTCATCATAGCTGTTGTTTGATGATGTCCACTTCCAAACGCCATTATAGGATTTATAAGGATGTCGTATTTGGGATTTGTTGTAATAGTGTCTTTGGGTGAGTGAATTACACATTCATTACCTATATATATTGGTGTAAAACTCTCTTCTACCCAAGTTTTATTCCAATCTTCATTCTCTACCTCAATGCTATTATAAGTTATGTCGCAGTCAAAAGGGTTTTGTGCTATTGCTTCAGTAACTATATCTTCAGAATAATTCTCTTTTAATATATAACATTTGATTCCGTTTTCTGAAGGGATAAATGTTTCGTAATTTTCATTTGCTAATAATGCCGCCATTACATCAGCGGCATCCTCAGAATAGGGTGTTATAATTAGTGTTGTTTCGATATATTGCCCTGTCATTTTTTATTCATCTTTTTTAGAAGGTTGGGGTATTTTTTATCTCTTACATGAGGATAGTTTGGATATAGTTGCAATACCTTTTCGTACATTTTTTTTGCCTCAGTATAGTTGTCTAACTTTTCATATACTATGGCTGTCGTAACCATTAGTTGAATATACATCCAATTGTTTTCCCTTAATTTATCATCTGATTCAAATGCAACTAATGCTTTTTTATATTGTTCTAATGATTGCTTTGTATTTCCTCCTAAGAAATCGGGCATATATAGGAAGATATTACCTGATAATATATTAATTATTGGATCTTCTGGAGCAAGATTTATTGCTGCTTTTGCATTTTTCATCATACCTCGTGCAAGTGTTGTTGCTCTTAGTGGTGACATTGCTATTTGGAATCCAATTATATTTGCGTGATATCCTTTTAGTAAAGCATTATTAGGATCATTCTTTGAAAGCGATGTTACTAATGGCAAGGCTTTGTCTATATAATCTTCTGCACGATCTTCGTCTTTAATATCGATAAGATGTCCTATATATCCGTAGTAGTATCCTAATAATTCTGTTTTTGAAACTGCATCTCGTTTTGTTATATCTCCCTCAAATTGTGTTATTAATTTATCCCACTTACTTACATTCCCACTTATAAAAAGTTTGTAGAAATTCTCTTTGTAGTTGGTTTGTTGTGCAGAGGCAGATAATGTAATTGATATAAATATTGATATAATTAATAATGATAAGATTTTTTTCATTTTGTCATTAATTTGGGTGTTTATTGTCTTTATATTTTCATGACAAAATTACTAAAAATATACTTATACTCAATAGGCATCCTCTTATTTTTATTTATTAAAGAGTTTCAAAACAGAAATGCCTACTCTTATACCTTCAGTAAATGAGGTTAATAATGATAGTTTATTTGATATTTTACTAATTATATTGTTTTCATTATTACTTGGGGAAGATATGCAATTTGTAAATTCTTCTTCCTTAGTTGTAATCTTATTTTTTAATAACCTTCGTTTCTCTTCTAATTGATATAAGTAGTTCATGACTCTATTATTTTAGTAATAAATTTTGCGATTGGAATATCGATAATATATTTTCTAAAGAGATATATAAATATCCATATCAGAATATAAATAGTTGTCCCTATTATAAAGGCGTATATTTCTCCTAATAATGGTTTGATAATAAATACTATGGACAGTACAATAAATGTTGTGATAAGTGTAAATAATAATATCCCTATTATTGTAATTAATATAGATGATATAATTTGTGTTATCTTTATTGTTGCTTCTGTCTTTAGTAGTTCTTTAC
Coding sequences:
- a CDS encoding tetratricopeptide repeat protein yields the protein MKKILSLLIISIFISITLSASAQQTNYKENFYKLFISGNVSKWDKLITQFEGDITKRDAVSKTELLGYYYGYIGHLIDIKDEDRAEDYIDKALPLVTSLSKNDPNNALLKGYHANIIGFQIAMSPLRATTLARGMMKNAKAAINLAPEDPIINILSGNIFLYMPDFLGGNTKQSLEQYKKALVAFESDDKLRENNWMYIQLMVTTAIVYEKLDNYTEAKKMYEKVLQLYPNYPHVRDKKYPNLLKKMNKK
- the prmA gene encoding 50S ribosomal protein L11 methyltransferase, giving the protein MTGQYIETTLIITPYSEDAADVMAALLANENYETFIPSENGIKCYILKENYSEDIVTEAIAQNPFDCDITYNSIEVENEDWNKTWVEESFTPIYIGNECVIHSPKDTITTNPKYDILINPIMAFGSGHHQTTAMMTQWILEEDIAGKDVLDMGCGTAILAIASTKCGAKNVSAIDIDERAYNNAIDNAKLNQCTNMDIRLGGAEAIGISTFDIILANINKNILISDMEIYAKAINKEGILFVSGFYNSDIEDIEVEALKYNFKLISKKEKDDWASLKLQKQ
- a CDS encoding leucyl/phenylalanyl-tRNA--protein transferase translates to MKLYKLDNELWFPDPTSCETDEIIAIGGELSVDRLLLAYSNGYFPYFAYKLDKTPEWHCPLDRFVIFPEEIHVSHSMRQLINKGLYEVTINKDFVGVINGCCKVDDRDKDFGAWLSPDIIKAYTELQKQGYAASVEVWRKDNENDLLVGGLYGVVIGNAFMGESMFSLEPNTSKLALITLALFLKENGGVLIDCQYETSHLKSMGGRHISYNEYMKLLNS
- a CDS encoding phage holin family protein, whose translation is MIENKTKGMMAEVNEYLRLRKELLKTEATIKITQIISSILITIIGILLFTLITTFIVLSIVFIIKPLLGEIYAFIIGTTIYILIWIFIYLFRKYIIDIPIAKFITKIIES